The following are encoded together in the Oncorhynchus nerka isolate Pitt River linkage group LG23, Oner_Uvic_2.0, whole genome shotgun sequence genome:
- the get4 gene encoding LOW QUALITY PROTEIN: Golgi to ER traffic protein 4 homolog (The sequence of the model RefSeq protein was modified relative to this genomic sequence to represent the inferred CDS: inserted 1 base in 1 codon) — translation MMSEQEALKCSNARNRGGTQRVEGKLRASVEKGDYYEAHQMYRTLFFRYISQAKHTDARELMYNGAQLFFSYNQLNSAADLSMLVLESLEKSEAKVEDEDLEHLAKLFSLMDPNSPERVAFVSRALKWSTGGSGKLGAPKLHQLLAVTLWKEQNYSESRYHFLHSSDGEGCAQMLVEYSAQRGFRSEVDMFVAQAVLQFLCLKNKNSASVVFSTYTQKHPSIEKDPPFVQPLLNFIWFLLLAVDGGKLTVFTVLCEQYQPXLKRDPMYNEYLDRIGQLFFGVPPKQSSSYGGLLGNLLNSLMGSGEGEDEEGEEAQEHGSPIELD, via the exons ATGATGTCGGAGCAGGAGGCTCTGAAGTGCTCCAATGCAAGAAACCGTGGAGGAACGCAGCGGGTTGAAGGGAAACTGCGAGCCAGTGTGGAAAAGGGAGATTACTATGAAGCTCACCAGATGTACAGAACCTTATTTTTTAG GTATATTTCACAAGCAAAGCACACCGATGCCAGGGAGTTGATGTACAATGGCGCCCAGCTCTTCTTCAGCTACAACCAG CTTAACAGTGCTGCAGACCTGTCAATGTTGGTGCTAGAGTCTTTGGAGAAATCTGAGGCGAAGGTGGAGGATGAAGACTTAG AGCACCTGGCTAAGCTGTTCAGTTTGATGGACCCCAACTCCCCAGAGAGAGTAGCATTTGTGTCCCGCGCACTCAAGTGGTCCACAGGTGGCTCAGGGAAGCTGGGCGCCCCCAAACTGCATCAGCTCCTAGCAGTCACCTTGTGGAAAG AGCAAAACTACAGTGAGTCTCGCTACCACTTCTTGCACTCCTCTGATGGAGAGGGATGTGCCCAGATGCTGGTGGAGTACTCAGCGCAGCGGGGCTTTCGCAGTGAGGTGGACATGTTTGTGGCACAGGCCGTCCTGCA GTTCCTCTGTTTAAAGAACAAAAACAGTGCGTCTGTAGTGTTCAGCACATATACACAGAAACACCCCTCAATAGAGAAGGATCCTCCCTTTGTGCAGCCCTTGCTCAACTTTATCTGGTTTCTCTTGCTGGCAGTGGATGG AGGCAAATTAACAGTGTTCACAGTGCTATGTGAGCAGTATCAGC TCCTGAAGAGGGACCCTATGTATAATGAG TATCTCGACAGGATAGGACAGCTTTTCTTCGGGGTGCCACCCAAACAGTCTTCATCATATGGTGGATTGCTAG GAAACCTGTTGAACAGCCTGATGGGCTCAGGTGAgggtgaggatgaggagggagaggaagcacAGGAGCACGGCAGCCCCATTGAGCTGGACTGA